In Methanofollis sp. UBA420, one DNA window encodes the following:
- a CDS encoding 30S ribosomal protein S27ae yields MAAAKKAAPAAVKRSAYFSVEGDKAVPQRKYCPRCGVGVFMAQHKGRLACGKCGYTEFSE; encoded by the coding sequence ATGGCGGCGGCGAAGAAGGCTGCACCGGCTGCAGTAAAGCGCAGCGCCTATTTCTCGGTCGAGGGTGACAAGGCAGTGCCACAGCGGAAGTACTGTCCCCGTTGCGGGGTGGGCGTCTTCATGGCCCAGCACAAGGGTCGCCTTGCCTGCGGGAAGTGCGGCTATACTGAGTTTTCAGAATAA
- a CDS encoding 30S ribosomal protein S24e, whose product MEFEITRDYRNELLSRREVHFTLTYDGATPSRAQILGKMAALLNVKESLTVLDSTKKQFGMMELRGVARIYDDEENLKMTEREYLLKRGAPKAAEGAE is encoded by the coding sequence ATGGAATTTGAGATCACCCGTGACTACCGGAATGAACTTCTGAGCCGGAGGGAAGTGCATTTTACCCTTACCTACGACGGCGCAACACCTTCGAGGGCACAGATCCTCGGAAAAATGGCTGCCCTCCTGAATGTCAAGGAAAGCCTGACGGTGCTCGACTCAACGAAGAAGCAGTTCGGCATGATGGAACTCCGGGGCGTCGCCAGGATCTATGACGACGAGGAGAACCTGAAGATGACCGAGCGCGAGTACCTCCTCAAGAGGGGCGCCCCGAAGGCAGCAGAGGGGGCCGAGTAA
- a CDS encoding GTP-dependent dephospho-CoA kinase family protein, translating to MLRLPEECRDRFKKPIGRLFPELVDALPLLAGRTVYTVGDVVTHNLLAAGGSPEIAVIDGYTMRAPCAKTPLCAHRRVQVKNPAGTLTEELVRALKDAVEHPPVLIIVDGEEDLAVIPLARLAPEGSVILYGQPGEGLVACIVTEDLKTLANDLYSLFVPV from the coding sequence ATGCTCCGCCTCCCTGAAGAGTGCAGAGACCGTTTCAAAAAGCCGATCGGCAGGCTCTTTCCTGAACTTGTCGACGCTCTCCCCCTGCTTGCAGGCAGAACCGTTTATACGGTGGGGGACGTGGTGACGCACAACCTGCTGGCGGCAGGGGGGTCGCCTGAGATCGCCGTCATCGACGGGTACACGATGCGGGCGCCCTGTGCAAAGACTCCCCTCTGCGCCCACCGCAGGGTGCAGGTGAAGAATCCGGCAGGCACCCTCACTGAGGAACTGGTCCGGGCCCTCAAAGATGCCGTGGAGCACCCGCCCGTCCTTATCATCGTCGACGGGGAGGAGGATCTGGCGGTGATCCCGCTCGCCCGTCTCGCCCCCGAGGGATCGGTGATCCTGTACGGGCAGCCAGGAGAGGGGCTGGTGGCCTGCATCGTTACAGAAGACCTGAAAACTCTTGCAAACGATCTATATTCCCTTTTTGTCCCGGTATAA
- a CDS encoding 50S ribosomal protein L40e: protein MARFPEAEARLLNVMVCMRCNARNALRATQCRKCGYKHLRPKNKERKA, encoded by the coding sequence ATGGCACGGTTCCCTGAAGCAGAAGCAAGGTTGCTCAACGTCATGGTCTGCATGCGCTGCAACGCACGGAATGCACTGAGAGCAACACAGTGCCGCAAGTGCGGCTACAAGCACCTCCGCCCCAAGAACAAGGAACGCAAGGCGTAA
- the spt4 gene encoding transcription elongation factor subunit Spt4 → MAPARKKKMVKVCRDCHKVVEGESCVTCGSTNLTEDWAGYLIIINPEGSEIARRMNLEMPGRYALKVR, encoded by the coding sequence ATGGCGCCAGCGCGTAAGAAGAAGATGGTGAAGGTCTGCCGCGACTGCCACAAAGTGGTCGAGGGAGAGTCCTGTGTGACCTGTGGATCGACGAACCTCACCGAGGACTGGGCAGGCTACCTCATTATCATCAACCCTGAAGGGTCGGAGATAGCACGCCGGATGAACCTCGAAATGCCCGGCAGGTACGCTCTGAAGGTCCGTTGA
- a CDS encoding translation initiation factor IF-2 subunit gamma — MIPNVNIGLVGHVDHGKTTLVSGLTGMWTDRHSEEMKRGISIRLGYADATFYRCENHEGSEAYSTKDVCPICGAACTPFRTVSFVDAPGHETLMATMLSGSALMDGAMLVIAANEPCPQPQTKEHLSALELVGIKNIVIVQNKIDVVSQADALKHYSQIKKFVKGTIAENAPIIPVSAQKGINIGALIDALDKNIPIPERDPEAPARMLIARSFDINKPGANWRDLKGGVIGGSLTSGVIKDGEEIEIRPGIQTQTENKTVWEPIITKVVAIHTGDKKVSEAAPGGLMALGTKLDPAITKSDTLVGQVAGHVGDLPPIHDHLTFTVKLMDRVVGSGSELDITPLKHKEPLMLSVGTAVTVGVVTNTKKDQAEVVLKRPVCADAGARIAISRQVEGRWRLIGMGILAE; from the coding sequence ATGATACCCAACGTCAATATCGGACTTGTCGGGCACGTGGACCACGGCAAGACGACCCTCGTCTCCGGACTCACCGGGATGTGGACCGACCGCCACAGTGAGGAGATGAAGCGGGGGATCTCGATCAGGCTCGGCTATGCCGACGCCACCTTCTACCGCTGTGAAAACCATGAGGGGAGCGAAGCCTATTCCACGAAGGACGTCTGCCCGATCTGCGGGGCCGCCTGCACCCCGTTCAGGACCGTCTCCTTCGTGGACGCACCAGGCCACGAGACCCTGATGGCGACGATGCTCTCGGGCTCGGCCCTGATGGACGGCGCAATGCTTGTCATCGCCGCAAACGAGCCCTGCCCACAGCCTCAGACGAAGGAACACCTTTCGGCTCTCGAACTGGTGGGGATCAAGAATATCGTCATCGTTCAGAACAAGATCGACGTCGTCTCCCAGGCAGACGCCCTCAAACACTATAGCCAGATAAAAAAGTTCGTGAAGGGAACAATCGCTGAGAACGCACCCATTATCCCGGTTTCTGCCCAGAAAGGGATCAATATCGGGGCCCTCATCGATGCACTCGACAAAAATATCCCGATCCCTGAGCGCGACCCCGAGGCACCGGCCAGGATGCTCATCGCCCGCTCCTTCGACATCAACAAGCCGGGAGCGAACTGGCGTGACCTGAAGGGCGGCGTGATCGGCGGGTCCCTGACAAGCGGCGTCATCAAAGACGGCGAAGAGATCGAGATCAGGCCGGGCATCCAGACCCAGACCGAGAACAAGACGGTCTGGGAACCGATCATCACCAAGGTCGTCGCGATCCACACCGGCGACAAGAAAGTGAGTGAGGCGGCGCCTGGTGGGCTGATGGCACTCGGCACGAAGCTCGACCCCGCGATCACGAAGAGCGACACCCTTGTCGGCCAGGTCGCAGGGCATGTCGGTGACCTCCCGCCGATCCACGACCACCTTACCTTCACCGTGAAGTTGATGGACAGGGTCGTCGGGTCAGGAAGCGAACTGGATATCACGCCGCTGAAGCACAAGGAACCGCTGATGCTCTCGGTGGGCACGGCAGTGACCGTCGGCGTGGTGACGAACACGAAGAAGGACCAGGCAGAAGTGGTCCTGAAGAGGCCGGTATGTGCGGATGCGGGAGCGAGGATTGCGATCAGCCGCCAGGTCGAAGGGCGGTGGCGTCTGATCGGCATGGGGATCCTTGCCGAGTGA
- a CDS encoding bifunctional N(6)-L-threonylcarbamoyladenine synthase/serine/threonine protein kinase — MQKGGKVLGIEGTAWNLSAAIFGEDLVSLYSSPYQPPSGGIHPREAAQHHASAMREVVSRVLTDPDEITAVAFSQGPGLGPCLRTVATAARALALALDVPLIGVNHCVAHVEIGRWATGCKDPITLYVSGANTQVLGYLNGRYRIFGETLDIGLGNGLDKFARSKDFPHPGGPKIEALARGGRYIDLPYTVKGMDLAFSGLISAAQESKADIEDVCHSLQETAFGMCVEVTERALAQAGKDEVLLVGGVAANGRLREMLKTMCKERGAELFVPERQFCGDNGAMIAYTGRIMLESGATIPVEASRANSHYRANEVDVVWRHGEVLRPAEEGPRRGAEAVVTIDDDTVMKRRVSKSYRVAALDARLIAERTRAEARLIAAARKAGVPTPILYDVTGDTIMMERVEGTILRDAPTPENLERAGVAVGRLHAAGIVHGDLTTSNMIERDGRCVLIDFGLAHSSSEIEDRGVDLHVLFQTLESTTENPDELKKAFLRGYATALPGAERIAEREEEIERRGRYL, encoded by the coding sequence ATGCAAAAGGGCGGAAAGGTACTGGGTATTGAGGGGACGGCCTGGAACCTCAGTGCCGCTATTTTCGGCGAGGATCTTGTTTCCCTCTACTCCAGTCCGTATCAGCCTCCGAGCGGGGGGATTCACCCGCGGGAGGCCGCCCAGCACCATGCCTCCGCGATGCGGGAGGTCGTCTCCCGCGTGCTTACGGATCCGGACGAGATCACGGCGGTGGCCTTCTCGCAGGGGCCGGGGCTCGGCCCCTGCCTGCGGACTGTGGCGACGGCGGCGAGAGCCCTTGCCCTCGCCCTCGACGTGCCCCTGATCGGGGTAAACCACTGCGTCGCGCATGTTGAGATCGGCCGGTGGGCGACCGGGTGCAAGGACCCGATCACCCTGTATGTCTCCGGAGCGAACACCCAGGTGCTCGGCTACCTGAATGGCCGGTACCGCATCTTCGGCGAGACCCTGGATATCGGGCTCGGGAATGGGCTGGACAAGTTTGCCCGGAGTAAGGACTTCCCCCACCCGGGCGGGCCGAAGATCGAGGCACTCGCCCGCGGCGGGCGGTATATCGACCTGCCCTATACGGTGAAGGGGATGGACCTCGCCTTTTCCGGCCTGATCTCCGCCGCACAGGAGAGCAAGGCCGACATCGAGGACGTCTGCCACTCTCTCCAGGAGACGGCCTTCGGGATGTGTGTCGAGGTGACCGAAAGGGCCCTTGCCCAGGCAGGTAAGGACGAGGTGCTCCTGGTCGGCGGTGTCGCCGCAAACGGGCGTCTCCGCGAGATGCTGAAGACGATGTGCAAGGAGAGGGGCGCCGAACTCTTCGTGCCCGAGCGGCAGTTCTGCGGCGATAATGGTGCGATGATCGCCTACACGGGCCGGATCATGCTGGAGAGCGGGGCGACGATCCCGGTCGAGGCGTCGCGGGCGAACTCCCACTACCGCGCCAATGAGGTGGACGTGGTCTGGCGGCACGGCGAGGTGCTGCGCCCGGCCGAGGAGGGGCCGCGCCGGGGCGCGGAGGCGGTCGTAACGATCGACGATGATACGGTGATGAAGAGGCGTGTCTCGAAGTCGTACAGGGTCGCGGCCCTGGACGCCCGCCTGATCGCGGAGAGGACGCGGGCCGAGGCGCGGCTGATCGCCGCAGCCCGGAAGGCCGGGGTGCCGACGCCGATCCTCTACGATGTCACCGGCGACACGATCATGATGGAGAGGGTCGAGGGGACGATCCTGCGGGACGCCCCGACGCCGGAGAACCTGGAGCGCGCCGGCGTCGCGGTCGGCCGCCTCCATGCTGCCGGGATCGTCCACGGCGACCTGACAACCTCGAACATGATCGAGAGGGACGGCAGGTGCGTGCTCATCGACTTCGGGCTTGCCCATTCGTCCTCCGAGATCGAGGACCGCGGCGTGGACCTCCACGTCCTCTTCCAGACCCTGGAAAGCACGACAGAGAACCCCGACGAGTTGAAGAAGGCCTTCCTCCGCGGCTATGCCACGGCCCTCCCCGGGGCGGAGCGTATCGCCGAGCGCGAGGAAGAGATCGAAAGGCGGGGGCGGTACCTCTGA
- a CDS encoding YcaO-related McrA-glycine thioamidation protein produces the protein MSVTFNHVKKCFFDGTHRSCSPEETLQVIGPMMDEIGVVSVEDVTSLDRLGIPCFSAFRPRAAIGAAKYHAGKGKGPLQAEVSAMMEAVERYSGEYHGDRMEYASFEELGPIRALDPADLILPRPLEKDEKIHWSPATDILNDEELLVPSNAVFHPYDCLGMTVPLFTSDTNGLAAGNIMEEAVLHALLEVIERDALSRAERLRNMGRRLAVSADGPVREVLDLFEGHGIAVHLWLLEGRTGIPTVAAAADDTVARDPALLVMGAGTHPDPTIAALRALTEVAQSRASQLQGGRVNEGRQHLIERAGYERMKRINGAWFREAPSVPIEEIPNRATAYFDDDIRVVLDEVATSADRVLLCDLTRTAVPVVRVIVPGFEVSHMNCDRVPRRQG, from the coding sequence ATGTCCGTCACCTTCAACCACGTCAAAAAATGTTTTTTCGACGGCACCCACCGTTCATGCTCCCCTGAGGAGACCCTGCAGGTCATCGGGCCCATGATGGACGAGATCGGCGTCGTCTCGGTCGAGGACGTCACCTCTCTCGACCGCCTGGGCATCCCCTGTTTCTCGGCCTTCCGCCCGCGTGCCGCCATCGGTGCGGCAAAATACCATGCCGGCAAGGGGAAGGGGCCCCTGCAGGCCGAGGTCTCCGCGATGATGGAGGCGGTCGAACGCTACTCCGGCGAGTATCATGGCGACCGTATGGAATACGCGAGTTTCGAGGAACTCGGGCCGATACGTGCCCTCGACCCGGCCGACCTCATCCTGCCGCGGCCCCTGGAGAAGGACGAGAAGATCCACTGGAGCCCGGCCACAGACATCCTGAACGACGAAGAGCTCCTCGTGCCCTCGAATGCCGTCTTCCATCCGTACGACTGCCTGGGCATGACCGTTCCCCTCTTCACCTCGGACACGAACGGCCTTGCAGCAGGGAATATCATGGAGGAGGCCGTCCTCCATGCACTCCTCGAAGTGATCGAGCGCGACGCCCTCTCGCGGGCCGAAAGGCTGCGGAATATGGGGCGGCGCCTTGCGGTCAGCGCCGACGGCCCGGTGCGGGAGGTCCTCGACCTCTTTGAGGGGCACGGCATCGCTGTCCACCTCTGGCTCCTGGAGGGGCGGACCGGCATCCCGACGGTCGCCGCGGCTGCCGACGACACGGTCGCGAGGGATCCGGCCCTCCTTGTGATGGGCGCCGGAACCCATCCCGACCCGACGATCGCGGCCCTCCGCGCCCTCACCGAGGTGGCGCAGAGCCGTGCGAGCCAGCTCCAGGGCGGCCGGGTCAACGAGGGCCGGCAGCACCTGATCGAACGGGCGGGCTACGAGAGGATGAAGCGGATAAATGGTGCGTGGTTCCGAGAGGCCCCGTCGGTTCCGATCGAGGAGATCCCTAACCGTGCAACCGCGTATTTCGACGACGACATCAGGGTCGTTCTCGACGAGGTGGCGACCTCGGCCGACCGTGTCCTTCTCTGCGACCTCACGAGGACCGCCGTCCCGGTCGTCCGGGTGATCGTGCCGGGCTTCGAGGTCTCGCACATGAACTGCGACCGGGTCCCCCGCAGGCAGGGCTGA
- a CDS encoding DNA-directed RNA polymerase has translation MYYRVTLEDKVRVPPHRLGEDLETVILDELQKQLEGSIDKEIGIFIAVTTIDRVGEGEIVPGDGAVYYDVTFEALVLRIALQEVIEGEVVETTSFGAFISLGPIDAMLHVSQISDDFITYDEKNNTLNCQESGRAIQVGDGIRCRVVTLSLNEREPRESKIGLTMRQAGLGTEKWLVEERTKEQESHGASA, from the coding sequence ATGTATTATCGTGTGACGCTCGAGGACAAGGTCAGGGTGCCGCCGCACCGCCTTGGCGAGGACCTGGAAACTGTTATCCTGGACGAACTCCAGAAACAGCTTGAAGGGAGCATAGACAAAGAGATCGGCATTTTCATTGCCGTAACCACGATCGACAGGGTCGGCGAGGGCGAGATCGTCCCCGGCGATGGGGCAGTTTATTATGACGTCACCTTCGAGGCCCTGGTGCTCAGGATCGCCCTCCAGGAAGTGATCGAAGGGGAGGTCGTGGAAACGACAAGTTTCGGGGCGTTCATTTCCCTGGGGCCGATCGACGCGATGCTCCACGTGAGCCAGATCTCCGACGACTTCATCACCTACGACGAGAAGAACAACACCCTCAACTGCCAGGAGTCGGGCCGGGCCATCCAGGTCGGGGACGGGATCCGCTGCCGGGTGGTGACCCTGAGCCTCAACGAGCGCGAGCCCCGCGAGAGCAAGATCGGGCTGACGATGCGGCAGGCCGGTCTCGGCACGGAAAAATGGCTTGTCGAAGAGCGCACAAAGGAGCAGGAGAGCCATGGCGCCAGCGCGTAA
- a CDS encoding putative phosphothreonine lyase domain-containg protein yields the protein MDEVDSEALADAAYGIFEILLNRGLLARGDPLFARVEGGVDFQDDFLAIFADFEAEYPPLAAALVGRFGSAAAIYHLISGGEGVTPSKTTETYWIIADDPAAGDVEPYGEQAGKWLIFCETGEVDALWKKIRDATVAGDLGVSAKVSTARPNPDSRDERKVVYVYTRDWSDEADVMRVRSALRALGVEQRIGYKRNIETFAGEYAEEGKKVTYYSA from the coding sequence ATGGACGAAGTCGATTCCGAGGCACTTGCCGATGCCGCCTACGGCATCTTCGAGATCCTGCTGAACAGAGGACTCCTTGCACGCGGCGACCCCCTCTTTGCCCGCGTCGAAGGAGGGGTCGACTTCCAGGACGACTTCCTGGCGATCTTCGCCGACTTCGAGGCCGAGTACCCGCCTCTCGCCGCCGCCCTCGTCGGGCGCTTCGGGAGCGCGGCCGCCATCTATCATCTCATCTCAGGAGGCGAGGGGGTCACCCCCTCGAAGACGACGGAGACCTACTGGATCATCGCCGACGACCCTGCGGCCGGGGACGTCGAGCCCTACGGCGAGCAGGCCGGCAAATGGCTCATCTTCTGCGAGACCGGGGAGGTCGACGCCCTCTGGAAGAAGATCAGGGACGCCACCGTCGCCGGCGACCTCGGCGTCTCCGCAAAAGTGAGCACCGCACGCCCCAATCCCGACTCCCGTGACGAGAGAAAGGTGGTCTACGTCTATACCCGCGACTGGAGCGACGAGGCCGACGTCATGCGGGTCAGGTCAGCGCTCAGGGCCCTCGGCGTCGAGCAGAGGATCGGCTACAAGCGCAACATCGAGACCTTTGCCGGGGAATACGCGGAAGAAGGCAAGAAGGTCACGTATTACAGCGCCTGA
- the nikR gene encoding nickel-responsive transcriptional regulator NikR yields MNPESELSRIGISLPKNLLDKFDGIISARGYSSRSEGIRDAIRSYITYYQWMSDVKGERQGVITMVYDHEQRGLLQTITDIQHEYIHTIQASMHAHLSHDQCMEVILLRGDGAALKTIAERLMSQKGVESVKLTTIPIEKED; encoded by the coding sequence ATGAACCCAGAGAGCGAACTCTCCAGGATCGGCATCTCGCTGCCGAAGAACCTGCTCGACAAGTTCGACGGCATCATCAGCGCACGGGGCTACTCCTCACGTTCCGAGGGTATCAGGGATGCGATCCGGAGTTACATCACCTACTACCAGTGGATGTCCGACGTCAAGGGCGAGAGGCAGGGCGTGATCACGATGGTCTATGACCACGAGCAGCGCGGCCTCCTCCAGACGATCACCGACATCCAGCACGAGTACATCCATACCATCCAGGCATCGATGCATGCCCATCTCAGTCATGACCAGTGCATGGAAGTGATCCTCCTCCGCGGCGACGGTGCGGCCCTCAAGACGATTGCCGAGCGGCTCATGTCCCAGAAGGGTGTGGAATCGGTAAAATTGACGACGATACCGATTGAGAAGGAGGATTAA
- a CDS encoding DUF2098 domain-containing protein, with amino-acid sequence METAEIAVGMAVRYPRTGTAGKVARIEEVRGETFAEIDTTGLLYRVDTLEPAAQPGRTREEREESAEDLIRREREFGKDLGDAWKNIDNACEGGG; translated from the coding sequence ATGGAGACCGCGGAGATCGCTGTCGGGATGGCGGTACGCTACCCGCGGACCGGCACGGCCGGGAAGGTGGCGAGGATCGAGGAGGTCAGGGGGGAAACCTTTGCCGAGATCGATACCACAGGCCTGCTGTACCGGGTCGACACGCTGGAACCTGCCGCACAGCCGGGACGCACCCGGGAAGAGAGAGAGGAGAGCGCCGAAGACCTCATCAGGAGAGAGAGGGAGTTCGGCAAAGACCTCGGAGACGCCTGGAAGAACATCGACAATGCCTGTGAGGGAGGGGGTTAA
- a CDS encoding sulfide-dependent adenosine diphosphate thiazole synthase has protein sequence MELDEVTISRAILKTQMETMVEYLDLDVAVIGGGPSGITCAALLAEKGLKVGLIEKKLSIGGGMWGGGMMFPRIVVQAAAKRLLDRFGIASTEAEPGYYVAKSVESVSKLTAAACTVGAEFFNLIAVEDVVVKADGRVAGLVINWSPVEMAGLHVDPLTIRCRAVVDATGHDATICHMVAKKGGDLPIRGEGYMWAERAEGNILDHTKEVFPGLFVCGMAANAVGGECRMGPIFGGMLLSGERAADLVAAALRT, from the coding sequence ATGGAACTCGATGAAGTGACAATCAGCAGGGCGATCCTGAAGACGCAGATGGAGACGATGGTCGAGTACCTCGATCTCGACGTCGCCGTTATCGGCGGCGGCCCATCGGGCATCACCTGCGCTGCACTCCTTGCGGAGAAAGGACTCAAAGTCGGTCTTATTGAGAAGAAACTCTCCATCGGCGGCGGCATGTGGGGCGGCGGCATGATGTTCCCGAGAATCGTCGTCCAGGCCGCGGCAAAGCGCCTCCTCGACCGCTTCGGCATCGCCTCGACCGAGGCCGAGCCCGGCTATTATGTCGCGAAGTCCGTCGAATCCGTCTCCAAACTCACCGCCGCCGCCTGCACCGTGGGTGCCGAGTTCTTCAACCTCATCGCCGTCGAGGACGTCGTCGTCAAGGCCGACGGCCGGGTCGCGGGCCTCGTCATCAACTGGAGCCCGGTCGAGATGGCCGGCCTCCACGTCGACCCCCTCACCATCAGGTGCCGCGCCGTCGTCGACGCCACCGGTCACGACGCCACCATCTGTCACATGGTCGCGAAGAAGGGCGGCGACCTCCCCATCCGCGGCGAGGGCTACATGTGGGCCGAGCGGGCCGAGGGCAACATCCTCGACCACACGAAGGAAGTCTTCCCCGGCCTCTTCGTCTGCGGCATGGCCGCGAACGCCGTCGGCGGCGAGTGCCGCATGGGCCCGATCTTCGGCGGCATGCTCCTCTCCGGCGAGAGGGCCGCCGACCTCGTCGCCGCTGCGCTCAGGACCTGA
- a CDS encoding PIN domain-containing protein, translated as MKVLLDTNALMMPVQFRIDLFEELRYLLGRYEPLVLVDVKRELEGLARGGGNDAAAARAGLMFAEHCREVESQSSARAVDDRVEAYAAAEGCMVATNDRRLRNALLAAGVPVISLRSQKKLEILRG; from the coding sequence GTGAAGGTGCTCCTGGACACCAATGCCCTGATGATGCCCGTGCAGTTCCGCATCGATCTCTTCGAGGAGCTCAGATACCTCCTCGGGAGGTATGAGCCGCTCGTGCTCGTCGACGTGAAGCGCGAGCTGGAGGGGCTTGCCCGGGGCGGCGGGAACGACGCCGCCGCGGCACGGGCCGGGCTGATGTTCGCAGAGCACTGCCGCGAGGTCGAGAGCCAGAGCAGTGCCCGGGCGGTCGACGACCGCGTGGAGGCGTACGCGGCCGCAGAGGGGTGTATGGTGGCGACGAACGACCGCCGCCTGAGGAATGCCCTTCTCGCGGCGGGCGTCCCTGTAATCTCATTGAGAAGCCAGAAAAAATTGGAAATTTTAAGGGGATAG
- the htpX gene encoding zinc metalloprotease HtpX → MQWKRDFGLTMRQLMTWALLLLVYLIFLTILGSLFGIGPWSLVAIAAVMAFAQYFFSDRLVLMSTGAQEVSEEEYPELHRIVEKLAAEAGIPKPRVAIMPSPVPNAFATGRSPSHAVVAATDSIMRLLTRDELEAVLAHEIAHVKNRDVMTLTIASFLAMVAAIIMQNAWLFSLGGDRREGGAWMAAWVVSIVVWIVATLLIRTLSRYREFAADAGSAYITGKPRALISALNKISGRMDMIPPEKKQEVEGANAFFIIPALSGNSIMELFSTHPTLEKRVAALEALEEEIGHMPR, encoded by the coding sequence ATGCAGTGGAAACGTGATTTCGGGCTCACGATGAGGCAGCTCATGACCTGGGCACTCCTGCTCCTGGTCTACCTGATCTTCCTCACGATACTCGGGAGCCTGTTCGGCATCGGTCCGTGGAGTCTTGTCGCCATCGCCGCGGTGATGGCCTTCGCGCAGTACTTCTTCTCCGACAGGCTGGTGCTCATGAGCACAGGCGCCCAGGAAGTGAGCGAGGAGGAGTACCCCGAGCTTCACAGGATCGTGGAGAAACTCGCCGCAGAGGCAGGGATCCCCAAGCCCCGCGTGGCCATCATGCCCTCCCCGGTGCCCAATGCCTTCGCGACCGGCAGGAGCCCCTCCCACGCTGTCGTGGCGGCGACTGACTCGATCATGCGTCTCCTCACCCGCGACGAACTCGAGGCGGTGCTCGCCCACGAGATCGCGCACGTGAAGAACAGGGACGTCATGACCCTGACCATCGCCTCGTTCCTGGCGATGGTGGCGGCGATCATCATGCAGAACGCCTGGCTCTTCTCCCTCGGCGGCGACCGCCGGGAGGGGGGTGCCTGGATGGCCGCATGGGTCGTCTCGATCGTCGTCTGGATCGTTGCCACCCTGCTGATCCGCACCCTCTCCCGGTACCGGGAGTTTGCGGCCGACGCGGGCAGTGCGTACATCACGGGCAAGCCCCGCGCCCTCATCTCCGCGCTCAACAAGATCAGCGGCAGGATGGACATGATCCCGCCGGAGAAGAAGCAGGAGGTCGAAGGGGCGAACGCCTTCTTCATCATCCCGGCTCTCTCCGGCAACAGCATCATGGAGCTCTTCTCCACCCACCCGACCCTGGAGAAGCGGGTTGCGGCCCTCGAGGCCCTCGAAGAAGAGATCGGGCATATGCCGCGGTAA
- the rdgB gene encoding RdgB/HAM1 family non-canonical purine NTP pyrophosphatase, whose protein sequence is MRIAVVTSNRHKAEEVASFFAGVAEVEHISLDIPEYRDNDVRNIAREKARYAWEQVRRPLIVDDTAFSIDALNGFPGPYAAYVQGTIGNEGVLRLMAGREDRQAHFETAIAYADEVGEVRVFSGIVEGEVTDAPRGGVGFGYDPIFAVGGRTFAEIPLAEKNLISHRARALAAFRAWLEDQYP, encoded by the coding sequence CTGAGGATCGCGGTCGTGACCTCCAACAGGCACAAGGCCGAGGAGGTGGCGAGTTTCTTTGCAGGCGTCGCCGAGGTGGAGCATATCAGCCTCGATATCCCGGAGTACAGGGACAACGATGTCAGGAACATCGCCCGCGAGAAGGCGCGGTACGCCTGGGAGCAGGTGCGGCGGCCGTTGATCGTCGACGACACGGCCTTCTCGATCGATGCCCTGAACGGTTTTCCCGGCCCGTACGCCGCCTATGTCCAGGGGACGATCGGGAACGAGGGAGTCCTCAGGTTGATGGCAGGGAGGGAGGACAGGCAGGCCCACTTCGAGACGGCGATCGCCTACGCGGACGAGGTCGGCGAGGTCAGAGTCTTCTCCGGCATCGTCGAGGGCGAGGTGACCGACGCACCGCGGGGGGGCGTGGGGTTCGGGTACGACCCGATCTTCGCGGTCGGCGGCCGGACATTCGCCGAGATCCCGCTCGCGGAGAAGAACCTGATCTCCCACAGGGCGCGGGCACTCGCCGCCTTCAGGGCCTGGCTGGAGGATCAATATCCTTAA